The region TCAAGAATGATTTCGGTATGTCGGCATATCCGATGGTTCCCGGACATGAGATCGTTGGAAAAATTACTCGAATCGGTAATCAAGTTACGGATTTTAAAGTGGGAGATTTCGTAGCAGTAGGCTGCATTGTAGACTCCTGTCACGAATGCGAAAACTGTAAAGAAGGAGAGGAGCAGTTTTGTAATTCATTTCCAACCTTTTCATTTAATTCGCCGGATAAATATTTAGGTGGAATGACATTTGGAGGTTTTTCGCAAACTTATGTATGTGAAGATAAATACGTGCTTCATATGCCGGAGTTTAAGGACCTTGCTGCCGCTGCACCGTTATTGTGTGCGGGGATTACAGTTTATTCACCTTTAAAGCATTGGGGAGCCGGCATCGGGAAAAAAGTAGGCATCCTTGGCATCGGCGGGCTTGGGCACGTGGCGATAAAGATAGCAAAGGCAATGGGTGCCGAAGTGATCGTATTCACTACGTCAACCGCTAAGGTAAGAGATGCTAAGAGATTGGGTGCTGATCATGCAATTCTTTCTTCTGATGAAGGACAGATGAAAACTTATGCAGGCCAGTTGCATTTTATCATCGATACAGTCTCCGCTCAACATGATGTGAATACTTATTTAAATTTACTCAGACGAGATGGTTCGCTTGTTTTGGTTGGATTGCCGCCAAAACCGTTAGAAGTCGGCGCCTTCAATGTAGTAATGGGCAGAAAAAGTTTTTCCGGTTCCAATATTGGAGGGATCCGGGAAACTCAAGAGATGTTAGATTTTTGTGCAAAACATAATATTACTGCGGATATTGAATTGATCAAGGTCAAGGACGTTAACGAAGCATTTGAACGTCTGGAAAAAGGGGACGTGAAATATCGCTTTGTAATAGACATGGCCTCCTTACCGAAATAGAAATCAGCCGTTTATGAAGAAAATTTAAAGGAGAAAGTGGAAGTGAATAAAAACAGATTGGAGGCGTTTTCGGACGCCGTCCTTGCTATTATTATGACCATTATGGTCTTGGATCTAAAAGTGCCACATGATCCTACCTGGCAAAATTACGTAGATGCTTATCCAATTTTTGCAAGCTATGCACTTAGTTTTGTTTTTATAGGCTTATATTGGAGTAATCATCATCACCTATTTCACGAGGTCAGTAAGGTTGATAACAAAATACTCTGGTTAAATATGTTTACGCTCTTTTGGGAATCGTTGATTCCGTTTGTTACTGGATCGATGGGCGAAAATCATTTTTCAAATATCACGGTAGCAATGTATTCTATCGTGATGACATTCAGCACGATCGCGCATATATGCTTAGTGAAAGCTTTGCAAAATTTGCACGGGACCGACTCGCGTTTTTCGAGGCTTTTCGAAGGACATTTCAAAGGCTATGCGACAATCTTTATAAATACAATGGCTACTTTACTTGCTCTTGCGGGATTTCCTAGGCTTGCGTTCATACTTATGTGTTTAATAGCGTTAGCGTGGTTCTTGCCGCATCATAGAATAAGCAGTACTTCAGCACGAGAGAATAGTTAAAATAACTTACAATTTCAAACCCTGATCCCATAGGATCAGGGCAGACACAACTAACGTGAAATACCCGAAGCCAATTTTTAAATATCTTTCATTCATTTGAGATGAAAGATTCTGACCTAAAAGCATTCCTGAGATTCCTAAGCCACAAATAGTTAGAAGGAGGGGACAATTTTCATTTTGAACTGATCCGAAACTGATTGTGAATCCAAATAGTGAATTTACTGTAATTATAGCGAGTGATGTTCCAATCGCCTGCCGTATCGGAAACTTGAATAGAATTACAAGAGCTGGAATGATAAGGAAACCTCCTCCGGCACCTACAAATCCTGTGAT is a window of Leptospira hartskeerlii DNA encoding:
- a CDS encoding NAD(P)-dependent alcohol dehydrogenase, yielding MNQAFVLDFAYESDDIIYHHLSFGLAISSNSKVRDIRMNTKLVKAYGTEASDKPLKLIEIKRRDLLQHDIEMEILYCGICHSDLHQIKNDFGMSAYPMVPGHEIVGKITRIGNQVTDFKVGDFVAVGCIVDSCHECENCKEGEEQFCNSFPTFSFNSPDKYLGGMTFGGFSQTYVCEDKYVLHMPEFKDLAAAAPLLCAGITVYSPLKHWGAGIGKKVGILGIGGLGHVAIKIAKAMGAEVIVFTTSTAKVRDAKRLGADHAILSSDEGQMKTYAGQLHFIIDTVSAQHDVNTYLNLLRRDGSLVLVGLPPKPLEVGAFNVVMGRKSFSGSNIGGIRETQEMLDFCAKHNITADIELIKVKDVNEAFERLEKGDVKYRFVIDMASLPK
- a CDS encoding TMEM175 family protein translates to MEVNKNRLEAFSDAVLAIIMTIMVLDLKVPHDPTWQNYVDAYPIFASYALSFVFIGLYWSNHHHLFHEVSKVDNKILWLNMFTLFWESLIPFVTGSMGENHFSNITVAMYSIVMTFSTIAHICLVKALQNLHGTDSRFSRLFEGHFKGYATIFINTMATLLALAGFPRLAFILMCLIALAWFLPHHRISSTSARENS